TCGGGGGATTGTTGTCCCCGGTCCTCTCCCGGCTGCTCCCCTGTGGTTGCTACTTCCCCCCCAGATGGGGGGCGCCTTAGGGCTTCAGGGCCTGGCCTGGTACTCCGGTGTGACGGTTGGCCCGCTCCCCTGGGTGGTTGGGCTCCGGGGCGGCTCAAGGCCCCTCGGCGGGGATGGGGCCCTGCTGGGTGGTGGTTGGCTCTCGGGCGTATGAGGCGCTGGGTCTTTGCTGCTGCCTCGTGATGGGGAGGGGCATCCTGCGGGcggctctggttcctctggttccccTGGACCTGCGCTCCATGGCTGGGGGGGTGCTGTCcggagtccccctctcccttctgctggggtgggcatgcaggggtcactgggagatacggcccagggtctccactgctcctgggggggccgcggcgggcgggattccctggtctttctctgccttcctctggcctctggggggatgttgtcgcagctttctgccgtcgatattgagtgcatcttgtgacaaatttatactgtactgcactcacaaacacacacactcacatacacatacatcacagtcatttgtgtagTATCTCCAAGTGCTGTACGTCTCAGGTAcactttcctctcttttctcaggagcagcagttggtgaaccatcgccgtggcatttgcgctgtgtttttcttttttttctgcccttatgttatttcccttttttaccctcccccccaccccaccccccccgcttatctctcctctcccttctttacagattcccctggcctgtcaagtctggcatgatgctaacacaatttcattaaaatatcaaatgtataaacaaaatgaaatcaaataattaaaaaataaataaagaaaaagaaacactgacaagatgagcctataatctatagtgctcattttggaaaagtaaatctgtttggcacagtaacgcagtcggaccataattctgattgcaaatctgccagacaaaaaaaaaaaaaaaaaaaaaaaagaataaaataataatacaggCCACATGaggattattatattatttttttctttcatagtAAACGTCATTGCATCATGGCTGCTGAGCAACTTGCTAGAAAAAACCAAGGTACAAAACTACAAAACCAGAACAATAAATTCAAACACTGTCTGTACATGAAACTATTATATAAAATAGTTTCTGAACCCAGTAGTGTCTGAACAGAGAACTGAACCTTTCTATTCCCTTTTCACATGctttatacttttatatatattatttgctTTTATCTTTTTCAACTGTCAGATTGCAATGATTCAGTGTAAGTTCTGCTGCTACGGTTGTTGACTTGATCCTTCATCTTACAAACTTCACTTGCGCTAATAAAGTAATGGAGTGGCCCTTCAGATTGTATTGGGATTTCCTGAGGGGAAACAGCCCAAGCTGTTGGAAGTACTGAAACAGACGGCACGTGTCTGGCAgcgttttatttactgtccactaACCTTGGTCTGCCCTGACTTAATTCACATTAAATCTATTAATAATGAAACAATAAACATCAACacatagaactcttttcatagaacatttttcattaaaatatctcACTTGTACATTTTTCCTCCCATCTCTATTTTGTTCAGTATGCACATCTGACATTTTTATAGTAAAACGGTCACATTCTGGGAAGTGAGTTAGGAGATTTCTGGAGGAGGTCCTTGGTCACACCTTCCATGTCTAAAGTCATCTGAAAAGCATAAATCTCTCAGGCACCTATCTGGTTTTCATTCAGCAACTGGGCTGCAGTCATCCAAGGGAAAAAGAGCAGCTGTTTTGGCTGCTGTTGCTCTAAATCTTCTGCAGAGGCTGCAGTAGCAGAGGCTTCAGCTGGGACACTAAAAGAACCTTCATTAATCAGGACAAGAAATTTGAATTTCTTCCACGAAAATCATCAAAATGGTTGCGTGGGCCagaattttattctgtttatttgcactTTCCTCTACTGTGAATGCCCAAGGAATTGGTAAGTCAGTAACTTTAATATTATTCCTAATTATTAATACAACGATGTTGCTTTTTGTGTGACATGGCAAGTTTTCTGTTGGAAAAAGCAGAAACTGCACTCTGCTGTTGCTATTAGATTTTGCACTATGAAACGTTTATTATATCTGGCAGCCATCAGTTAGAATGCTATGCAAAATAACACAGTGCTTATCTGACAGGACATAagcatttgcatatttaaaagGAATATATATGGACTCTAATAGACAGACATGCTTTACAAAGATGGTAGAAATTAGAGGTGCCCTGCAAAAGTCTTCctaatgaaaatctcagcaggGCCCCATTAGTGTGCTGTGGTAGCAATAGGTGTGAATTCAAACACTCTATAAACTGGTCCTTGGTCCAGAGTCATAGCTGGAAATAAGCAGTGTTAATAGCTTTCAGTAGCTCTGCTGAAATAAGACAAACATTCAGTTATTCAGTGGTTATTCTAGCTATTTGGTAGAGTAAAAGATGCagttcaaattaaaaaaaattaaactgcTTTTTACTTTATAAACAGTAACATTCCTGTATGTAGTCCACTTTTGCACAACAGATGATAAACAGATTCAGTGAAATATTAGTGAAGTTAAGCCGACTTCTCTTTTGCAGTTTATGATTTCCTGGTGTCTCCGGACTGTTTGCCTGATCTGCTGCAAGGAGGACTGAAGACTAAAAATGTGAACGACGTTTTCATCCTGACGACCTTCCAGCTCCACAATAAAGCTCCAACACGTGTTTTTCGCATTTACAACCCTGCCAATAATAGCGATTATTTTGATTTCACTATGCATGGAAAACTCAACAAAGGTACCTTTGGTTTGATAGAGCAATTGAAAActaactattttatttttttatgatatttgtgtcggtttgtgtaccaaaaacattcataattcattctATATATGACAATTTTCAAACCAGTCTTAGATAGGTAACTTCTGCATCCAATACAGGATGAAACAGTTGACAagacactatatggccaaaagtattagGACAGCTGACAATCTCATTGGACAatccattccaaaaccattgacattaatatggagcctctactcttctcagaaggctttccacaagattttggagtgtataTGTGGGAATTTGCAtctattcagtcaaaagagcatgtGTGAAGTCAGGCAAAGATGgggctgaggtcagggctctgtgcagatcACTGAAGTTTGATGTCTTTGTGGAGCTCAGTTGGTGCACcagggcacagtcatgctggaacaggagagGGCCTTCCCTAAATTGCTGGCAGAAAGTTGGAATCATATATAAGTGTCAAATGTTTTGTctgctgtagcatcaacattaacaaactgaCATGTGGCAAAGGTGGCGTCTTATGCCATGTTAAAAGTTACTAAGCTGTTCAGGACAACCCATTTTACTGCCAGCATTTGTCTATGAAGATTGCAtgactatgtgcttgattttatacacctgtctGCAAAGTGTGTGGCGATACACCTGCATTCAATAATTAGcagaggtgtccacatacttttggtcatatagtgtatgtaaatgttttttgcaacattcacagaaacagtgaattaaaAAAGGTTTGTTTTCGTAGTGAACGATATCTTTTTGAACTGTTGACTGTATTTACATACTGTATCAAGcacttatttaaaataaatttaaggGCCTTTTAAGAAATGCAGTAATTTCAGACCAaggtttgaagtgaaaatgtCTAGACACATTCagaagcctctctctctctttcagtgtcTCTGAGGTATCTGAAAAGCAATGGAAAGATGGGCACTGCCAACTTCATTAAAGTGCCGCTGGCAGATGGCCGCCCGCACAACGTCATGCTGCACTTCAGCGGGCTGACACACGGCACACCCAGCATGGCCCTGTATGTGGACTGCAGGCTGGTGGAGATAGTGGAGGACTTACCAGTCGCTTTCAAGACACTGCCGTCTGGTCCCAACAGAGTGGCCCTGAAAACCATGCCCACTACAGCACAGGTCTGATTCACTGCTTCAGTGATGTTTATATCATATACCACAGATCGAAATCCAAAACAAATTGCAAAAtggtgttcatttatttatttttttccaatggaTGTTGAAATTACTCAGCAGGCACAAGCTTATCACCAAGGAAGTTTAAGGTGAAATAGTTAATAATTTTAAGGTCTTATTATTACAAATAACCTGGACATAGAGTGTTGTAGGATGCTACAGGCCCTAATGGGGTCTTATATGTGGGCCCTAGGCCCTGCCACATAAgactgacataaccatgccatcaTTGTAAcatcatatgctgtcatgagttaTAAATGACTTACTATGTTACCATAATTGTTATAGTATCAGAGGTGGCTTAAGAGGAGCTTGGCCACTTCCTAATTCTACTGTCATATCAAATTACTGCAAAACACCAGAGAGTGCACTCAAGTGAGCCCTAAATGAATGTGGGTAAATaaagctaaacagctaaaatgaaaagttaaaatagatTCCAACCAGTTCTCTAGGACCCTCCTTTAATTTTGCAAAGTAGAAGGATCTATTTTACTAAAAAGCAAAGATCTGTAttgttccatttttttctaCTGCAAATGGGTCTTAGGCAGAAGACACTTGCATTCGTTATTTTATGAAtggctactgagtgctgattggttggcattactgctattgagtgctgattggttggcattactagtcctgatgttaatgctaatgttttacactgttctgtgcttagaaaatgaatgaataaaaaatgtttatgacTGCTTCAGTCTGCCAATAAGCTGCTTtactcaccaaccaatcagcactcagtagcagtagtaagtatagtaagtttttatttttttaaatattttttattttatttatttatatgtttgtttattgtttgtgtgaaatgcatccttctactttccaaaattaaagGAAGGTCCTGGATAAGTAgtaagaaactattttaactctTTGTTTTTAGCCATTCCGCTCCCTTCACCCCCATTCATTAAGGACTCGCTGGaattttgcagtcatgtttttaacTTAATGGGAGAACCAGGAAGTGGCCTGGATCCCCTTATACCAGCTTTGGTTACAACTTACAGCTCACCAACCAAAATGGCAGTGGGGCATTCTTAATGATGTAAGCGATACTATGAATTGTCAGAACAGATGTCATAATGTTCGCAGTCATGGTGGCAAACTACAATAGGGACACAATAGCAAAGGATAGCATGCAACATAAACTGCTATGACGTCAAACATAATGTCATCTGTCATGATAATTACCAGTAAAAGTAACATGACAATATTATGccactgaacaaaatctgtcataaTAAGACAGCATGTAACATCTGccacaacatccatccatccatccatccattgtctaagccgcttctccgtcagggtcgcggggggatgctggagcctatctgcCACAACATGATTATCAATATTATATAGCACAGTTCAAGTTGAGTGTCACCATAATATATATTCATTTGATATTGTAATGCTTTAAGCTCATTTGTGCTCTAATATAGGCTAATGCTGAGGGATTTTATTGTGGTAGCCATCCATGAGGTATGAAATGAGTAGTGATATAAGGAGTTCACCAAAGACATTTGGGGCACCCCAGCACTATGGGCCCCAATCTAACTCACTGTCTGCACTACTGGTGGTTGTGCCACTGAGGATGTTATAGAACAGTGGTTCTCAATCTGGGTCATGGCCTGTCAATCTTATGGGCTACAAAAGCTTTTGTGGTGCAAAAGCTGTGTGGGCCGAGAATCGCGAGAGGTTGGGAACACCTGTTGTAGAATATTAGTAGCAAATTCTATAGTACATATGTCACATGTCTCATACAGATATACCGAGTTCCAGGACAAGTGTTACTGTAAATTATACATCATTACACCCCTGTATACTATACATTGCACCCTTAAATATGACTGCAGATGATTAAACTGGTTGGCACTAGATTTTAACTCCTTTCTAAAATGATACCCCAGTGGCTGTATGCCCAAAGAGTATAACTTATAGTATTATACTGATGAAAGAGAAACATATTTGTTGTATGCTTACTCTGTGCACTGTTTTCTTTAGGATAGTTTGTCAGACCTCAAGCTCGTCCTGGATGAGTCTATTGAGAATGTTGCGGAGCTTCAAGATTGCACTCTCCAGCAGGGTGAATCTCTACAATTACTGGGTGAGAGGTTTTTTCTGGTACCATAAGTTAAGGTTGTGAAATTGTAGCGCGGACTGCTTATTATAGGCCTAATCTCTATAGGACTTACATCAAAACTGGAGGCAGGTCCTATGTTTGAACTTGTAAGGATGATGCAAGAGCTGAAAGAGAAGATGGACCAGCAGGTAgcatgtaatatttatttttttccagagaCCTTGGGTAAGCTAAGACTCTTATTAAAGTTTTTTAGCAGGTAGAGTGATTTTCCAGGTCACTTTCTTTATTGTCCTAACAGATCCGAGAGACTGCCAACATGAGAAAAATAATTATGGAGTGCGTTCCTTGTGGTGAGACTCTTTCCTGCTTGCTTCCACGAGGCCTGATGTGAAAACTTGTTCAATTAGTGCTATCATTGCGCTTCCATTCACTTAAGCCAGCATTATAGGCCattataatgatgatgatgacttgCTGAGACAGGCTAATGAAGCATTTGGTTAATATTTAGATGGACCGAAAGGAAAAACTGACATGCCAGCCAAGTGTGCTCCAGGGGTTTGCTTCCAGCAGAGCATGTGTGTTGCGACAGAGCAAGGCTTTGAGTGTACACCGTGTCCTGAAGGCTACACTGGAGATGGAGTCCACTGTGATGATGTGAATGAGGTAGGTTACCGCAACATAAAACAGTACTTCACCTATAAAATTGCTTAAAAGACAGATtctttgtattatatattttttgcttgCAAAATTTGTGTGGTATCAAAAACAGCCCCAGTTCATTTTTACTTGAAAAGTCTGttcttgttactgtgccttcaagactgatacatgtaaattaccttggttctgattggctgatttaaTGTCTCATCTAGAATACAGCCTGGCATGAAATGGATAGAACAAACTGATGCCTATGATTGGATTTGATTTCGGTACTGGGTTCATCATTCAACATTTTCACTGTACAGggggtttaaaataaaattttaaaaaggtatTATTGGTGATTGGTGTTAGAATGTCTGTTCTCCATACATTTTTCCACTGCGATATCATATCATTTTGATGCATCAGTACCAGTATTGGGTAGAATATTTTGAAAGAGTAGTCTGAAACCTACACAGCCGTAAATGTATTCAGTAGCGTATTCCAGTACAATACATAAAAAGTCATTTATTCAGAATTCTTTTAGAACACTTACTGATAAAGCACATGGAAAAAAACTCTGctattcatattattatttaatttactatTCCTCATTTCCAAtggttggcagttttctttATGTAATTTATCGTGTTTCATGATATGTTTCATGTATATTGCCTGTTCCATCCACTGCTGCTCCAACAATCCCACTTCTGTTTCATGAACAGAATAATTTGCCATATCCCAATGACAAAATCATGCAAATCTGACTAAAACATTGGTAGCTATGTGAATTTCAGTTAATGAAAGATAGTTAACTTGTCACAAGACACCTGCATGAGTCCAGTACAACACTAAAGCTCATTATTTGTGAACGTGTTCACTGCCAGGAGACTGGTCAGTTCATTCATCCCTCAaaagagttcagtaacactgagattaataactgatcatcacattgatttatcaggctactcaggctttagcagagctcagtaacactgagattaataactgatcatcatattgatttatcagtctactcaggctttagcagggctcagtaacactgagattaataactgatcatcacattgatttatcagtctactcaggctttagcagagctcagtaacactgagattaataactgatcatcacattgatttatcagtctactcaggctttagcagagctcagtaacactgagattaataactgatcatcacattgatttatcagtctactcaggctttagcagagctcagtaacactgagattaataactgatcactacattgatttatcagtctactcaggctttagcagagctcagtaacactgagattaataactgatctccacattgatttatcagtctactcaggctttagcagagctcagtaacactgagattaataactgatctccacattgatttatcagtttactcaggctttagcagagctcagtaccactgagattaataactgatctccacattgatttatcagtctactcaggctttagcagagctcagtaacactgagattaataactgatcactacattgatttatcagtttactcaggctttagcagagctcagtaacactgagattaatagctgatcatcacattgatttatcagtctactcaggctttagcagagctcagtaacactgagattaatagctgatcatcacattgatttatcagtctactcaggctttagcagagctcagtaagactgaggttaataactgatcatcacattgattcatcagtctactcaggctttagcagagcttagtaacagtgagattaataaccgatcatcagATACTTAAACCCTAATGGTTACACCCTAGAACCCCCTACATGCGGACTGAAGTTAAAcctgtcagaaaaaataaacttttgaTATCACAATCATGATAAACTCAAAAGTTGTTGTTTTGACAGCTTTGTTTCCATATATTGATTTGTGTGATATGATGTACGAGCCATATGTTTTGAAAATTTAATAATGATTGCATTCTACATCAAAACCTCTACAAAAATTGTCTTCATTTAAAAGTGATGATATATGGTAACAAATTACTTGAGCTATACAACATAACAATGACTTAGCCTTTCCATAAATATGTCATGACACATTATATGCAATAATATAACATTAGCTTTAGCagtaattgtcatgacagagTGCCATAATGTTGCCATAATGTCGTGACAGTTAATGTAAgcatgtgacataagctgtcatgaTAATTACTAGCAATGGTAACATGGCATGTtgtattactgaacaaaatcctCCTGGAGGAAAATTAAATTTTCCATGTGACTCCTTTATGGCTGGTGTTTTTTTGTGGAAGGTAAATCATATTAACTGGTCCCAACTAAAATACATTACTTGTGAGCCATGTTAGTGTTAACTGAAGTATTCATTCAAAATTTAAGTTACTGACCAAGACTGACCAAGAGGAGCTGAGATACAACCACAGTCAGGAGGTGTTTTTAATTCCTTACTCCCTTTACAGTTTATTTCATTGTAGTCTTAACCACTCTTGTAGCTAAGACTGTaaagtttgtgtgtttgttatgaTCCACAAGTCTGTCAGTTCAGACTCATCATgtagacagatggagagaaagcAGGCAGTCATAACAGACTAGTTCTCTCTGTGTGAGTGGCCCTCCCTAAAAAAGCcgcttgttgttttttttccattactcACTGCAGTACGTTATCTCTCCTTGCACAGAGCAAGTGTCCTACTTTGCTGCAGGacaatcaaacccattcagtaaAACCCATGTAATAGCATTTCATCTAgcctttatttgcatttcactaCGGAAGTCCTTGTTTGACTGCTGCAATTTGGATTTAAAAGAATTTTTATGAGGGATTGGAGTAATCACTCAGCATGAGAGTGCAAATGTTTGCCAATTGCACACACAGACCACGTGTGTATGCTTGTTTGGTGTTACGAAACACAGCTGTATGGAGGATCATCTTGTCAGCGTGTTGTGATTTGTGTGCTTGTAGTGTCAGTTCAACCCGTGTTCCTCCGGTGTACGCTGCATTAACACAGCTCCAGGCTTCAGATGTGAGAGCTGCCCCAGAGGCTACACTGGGGATGTGGTACAGGGGGTGGGCATCACCTATGCCCAAGCACACAAGCAGGTGAGAAAGCACATAGCAAGGGTCAAAGCATATACTATTGTAGTAATAGAGTCATCAAGGTTATATTCAATCTATTAAAAACATATTCTGTTTTCAATAGCTGCCACCTTGCAAACAGTCTATTATTGCAAATGCTATTATAagcatttttcttgtttattatATTTGCTTTGGACATGCGTAATCAAATTGCCAAACAATTCTGGTTTTCTAACCCCTGTTTATTGTGTTACTGTGACtgttttattgacttttttattattattcattattatttttcattttaatcattCAGTGActtatgaaactaatatgtaaattTTGAAGTTACTGAATTGTAGGTTCACATATAGGTTCTTAGGATTAAAGTGTTAAGGATTTACgctgcaaaagccagagaccacccttcatttatttaatctccaGCCAAAATGTACATTAAGTAAAcgttattaatttatttttgaagtgtcaacaactaaataaaatgaacttttttcagtatttaatttgcccaccctttacctttattacctTTCAGTAGACTGAAATCTGTAGGCATATTTTTCCaatcctccaaagttcagtcatacaagttggttgcattttctgccttttatgattcaagtaatctcaaacacattcattcattttgaggTCAGGACACTGGAGTATCCAGCCCGGTGTTCTGAGtacaccagcagcttttctgtttcaAACATGAAAGCTCTAAGTACTGTTTATCCCATGGTGATggtggttttggtggtctaccaggagTTCCATTTGCATGTGGATTTTCATACATCTaacctcctcagaaacatctcctgaaaaatgaataacttgtaacTAATGGCtaatgactgaaaataaaatcagtGAAGTGTGGTATCTCCCTTGAGCACAGTATTGTATAAGTGTTCATAAGTTCATAAGAAGCTGcatgtactgtatttttattgaaGGAACAATATACAGAAGAATGTTATCTTGattgtgttgtgttattgcCAAAACAACACTTCATTCTGCTTCTGTTTTGATGCCAAATCATCACTAACCTCATTTCTGTGCACCAGGTCTGCACTGACATAGATGAATGCCAGAGCTCGGACAACAGAGGCTGCACACCTTATTCCTACTGCATTAACACTGTGGTAAGATgttcatttccatttccatgCCTATTTACCACCTTCATACAGAGCTACAAAACTGTCAATAAGCTTCTGTGTGGTTTTTCAGTCGTTGATGGTGCTTTTATTTAGGGTTCCTTCCACTGTGGAGAGTGTAAGCCTGGTTTCACTGGAGACCAAGTGAGTGGCTGCAGGCCTTCTGGACTAGGCTCTGACCCTGGTACTGGACCAGGCTCTGGCTCTGATACTGGACCAGGTTCTGGTTCTGGTACTGGACCTGGCTCTGGATCTGGTACCGGACAAGGCTCTGGTTCTACTGCTTCTGCTGCTCTCTCCAGCAGGCAGTGTGGAAATGCCCAGACCAACCCCTGTGACATCAACGCTGAGTGCATAGTTGAGAGAGATGGAAGCATCAGCTGTGTGGTGAGATGCTGAGACAGAATGTGCTATATATCTCACAAAACACCTAACTAGTGAACCACATTATACATTATGTCTGTgtacagcagtggtcaccaaaccAGGTTcgggagatctaccttcctgtggCTCTAGTTCTAACCACAGTTTGCCACATATTCCCCAGCTAACTAACTTCTTGATTGGCTTGATCAGATGTATTAGGTAAGGGGGGCAGCATGTTAGAactggaactaaactctgcaggaaaatAGAGCTCCAGAAACGACGTAGCAAGGCTATTTGAGATCACTTAACAACTCCACATGAATTAAGGCAACTGTGTAATGATTTAGCCATGCAGCATACAAGATGCTAACTGGTCCCtccattacttcttagctacattagcattgtaGCTCAAGTGTAATAAGgaagcaaacatgtcttggttgatgaACTACACTTTAGCTGAGGGGAAAACTGCGAAATCCTTGAACTATTCCTAAATGCATTCTTTCTTCTTCAGTGCAACATCGGCTGGGCAGGCAATGGCTATGTGTGTGGCAAGGACACGGACATAGATGCTTATCCTGACAGAAAACTTCAGTGCCAGGATGCAACCTGCAAAAAggtgagcttttcttcatctttAGCTCTCTAAGGCACGAAAGCCTTAATAGACTAATGAATGATCATGTTCATGCTGCTTCCAGGACAACTGCATGTCCGTGCCTAATTCCGGGCAGGAGGACGCAGACAGGGATGGAAAGGGTGACGCGTGTGATGAAGATGCAGACAATGATGGTATCCTCAATGAGAAGGTACACACTAGGAGTCATCTCACACTAATACAGAAGCTCTTTAATTACTCTTTGAAATGACCATTATTTTCTCTGTGTGGTCATAAAACAGGACAACTGCTGGTTGAACCGGAATGTAGACCAGAAGAACAGTGATGACGATCTTCACGGTGATTCATGTgacaactgtgtaaatgtgaataaTCC
This sequence is a window from Pygocentrus nattereri isolate fPygNat1 chromosome 20, fPygNat1.pri, whole genome shotgun sequence. Protein-coding genes within it:
- the thbs4a gene encoding thrombospondin-4a, whose product is MVAWARILFCLFALSSTVNAQGIVYDFLVSPDCLPDLLQGGLKTKNVNDVFILTTFQLHNKAPTRVFRIYNPANNSDYFDFTMHGKLNKVSLRYLKSNGKMGTANFIKVPLADGRPHNVMLHFSGLTHGTPSMALYVDCRLVEIVEDLPVAFKTLPSGPNRVALKTMPTTAQDSLSDLKLVLDESIENVAELQDCTLQQGESLQLLGLTSKLEAGPMFELVRMMQELKEKMDQQIRETANMRKIIMECVPCDGPKGKTDMPAKCAPGVCFQQSMCVATEQGFECTPCPEGYTGDGVHCDDVNECQFNPCSSGVRCINTAPGFRCESCPRGYTGDVVQGVGITYAQAHKQVCTDIDECQSSDNRGCTPYSYCINTVGSFHCGECKPGFTGDQVSGCRPSGLGSDPGTGPGSGSDTGPGSGSGTGPGSGSGTGQGSGSTASAALSSRQCGNAQTNPCDINAECIVERDGSISCVCNIGWAGNGYVCGKDTDIDAYPDRKLQCQDATCKKDNCMSVPNSGQEDADRDGKGDACDEDADNDGILNEKDNCWLNRNVDQKNSDDDLHGDSCDNCVNVNNPDQRDTDQDGLGDACDDDMDGDGLKNILDNCQTVPNPDQLDRDNDGVGDACDSCPEVPNPTQSDVDDDLVGDTCDTNIDSDGDGHQNTKDNCPTIINSSQLDTDKDGHGDECDDDDDNDGIPDDKDNCRLVPNKDQADENNDGVGDACAGDFDRDQVIDRIDTCPENAQVTLTDFRAYQTVVLDPEGEAQIDPNWVVLNQGMEIVQTMNSDPGLAVGYTAFNGVDFEGTFHVNTVTDDDYAGFIFGYQDSSSFYVVMWKQTEQTYWQAVPFRAVAEPGIQLKAVKSKTGPGEFLRNSLWHTGDTKDQVRLLWKDPRNVGWKDKVSYRWNLQHRPQVGYIKVRFYEGTSLVADSGVVIDTSMRGGRLGVFCFSQENIIWSNLKYRCNDTIPADYEEYSAQHISS